Below is a genomic region from Peromyscus leucopus breed LL Stock chromosome 17, UCI_PerLeu_2.1, whole genome shotgun sequence.
gcggggcggggctgtGGGCGGGCTGTGGGCggggcgcggcgcggcgcggcagGGTTCGGGGGCGTGGCGGGGCTCGGGGTGGGCGCGGCGGGGCTCGGGGCGTGGCGGGGCTCGGGGTGGGCGCGGCGGGGCTCGGGGGCGTGGCGGGGCTCGGAGGGGGCGTGGCGGGACTcgggggcgggcggggcggggctcgGGGCGGGGCGGTGGTCCGGGGCGGGGCGGGACTCGGGGGCGTGGCGAGACTCGGGGGCGTGGCAGTGGTCCGGGGCGGGGCGTGGCGGGGCTCGGGGCGTGGCGGGACTCGGGGGCGTGCCGGGGCTCGGGGCGTGGCGGGCTCGGGGGCGTGTCTAGGAGCGTCCCctgtcccaggccagccttggagGTGGGGCTTTGGAAGGCTCGGGGGCGGGGTTACGTAGGGGTGCGGCTTCTAAGGGGCGTGGCCTGGAAAATGGCTCGGCCGGGGCGCTTGGTCAAGGACGTGGCGGTGCTCGGCGGAACCGCGGGCCCGCGCGGGGGCGCGCACAGAGGCTCGCACCGCGGctcgggggcggggccggggcggggccgcGCAAGCCCAGCGctcgggggcggggccggggccgggcgGGGCTCGCTATCCGGTCGGTGTCCGCTCCAGTCTCCGCCGCCGCGGTCCTAGTGAGCGCGTCCCGCCATGGAGCAGCCGCGGAAGGCGGTGGTGGTGACCGGTAGGTGAGGCCGGGCCGGGGGCGGCGGGGCAGGTGCTCGCGGTTGCCACAATTTTGCAGTCGTCGCCGCCCGCGGCGGCACCGTTCGGCCCTGGTGACCTGAGAAGTCCGAGGTCCTGCGGCCGGGAGTGCGCGGCGCGTGGGGCCGGGGTGCAGAGCGGTCCCCTGGGCGCTGCGGCCCTGCCCCACGCAGAGCTTGTCCCCACCCGTGACTCCGGGGACAAAGGCGGGTTCGCGGCCAGGGAAAGTCCGGGTGACCAGGGTCCACCCGGAACCCTGCAGCCCGGCGTGGAGCAGGTGGAGGGCCTGCGTCAGCCTGACCCCGGGATGACCCAGGGACTCCCGGCCCGGCTCCTGCTGTCGCCAGCACCCCCGGAAGCTAACTGTCCTTATTTCCTGAGTCTCGGCGGGGCCACTTGGCGGAGTCAGGTCCGCCAGGCCCGCAGGAGGGCACCGGGTTCACCTCTGCCCCAGCGGCCGCCGCAGGGAGCAGCTGGGAAAACTCCTACAGGTGTTTGGTAACCGAGGAAGGCTGCGGCCGGAGGCTGCCTGCTGGGCGGGGTAGCTGCGCCCCGACCCCCGGAGGTTCTGGGCGGGGTAACTGTGCCCCGACCCCCGGAGATTCTGGGGCGGGGTAACTGCGCCCCGACCCCCGGAGGTTCTGGGGCGGGGTAGCTGTGCCCCGACCCCCGGAGGTTCTGGGCGGGGTAACTGTGCCCCGACCCCCGGAGATTCTGGGGCGGGGTAACTGTGCCCCGACCCCCGGAGGTTCTGGGGCGGGGTAGCTGTGCCCCCGACCCCCGGAGATTCTGGGGCGGGGTAGCTGTGCCCCGGCCCCGGAGGTTCTGGGGCGGGGTAGCTGTGCCCCGACCCCCGGAGGTTCTGGGGCGGGGCGGCTGTGCCCCGACCCCCGGAGGTTCTGGGCGGGGTAGCTGTGCCCCGACCCGGGAGATCCTGGGGCGGGGTAGCTGTGCCCCGACCCCCGGAGGTTCTGGGGCGGGGTAGCTGCTGGTTTATTGAGTCGTTCTGTCGCTCTGTCCCTccgacctggaactcactctgggaCCCAGGCTGGCTACACTCGGTGATTGTTTAGCTGAGATGagcagtgtgtgccaccatgaccagggcCCCCAAGACGTGGCCCCACCTGCTGTCCTGAGGTGTGGTGGCCACTTCTTAACACTGGCAGCAGGTGGGACCCGTATCAGCTGAGTTACACTAACCCAGGTtctttgaaggtgtgtgtgtgtgtgcgcgtgtgtgtgcgtgtgtgtgtgcgcgcgcgcgcgtgtctGAGCATGTGatggtcagaggtcaaccttaggtgTCACTCAGGCTCTGTCCACTTGGGTTTTTGAAAAGTGTCTCTCATTTGCGAGCAACTTAGGAGatatttctcaacctgtgggtcacgaccccttagGGTGTCAAACGGCCCTTTCCGGGGGTTCCTCTAAGACCATTgggaaacacagatgtttacattacgacCCCAAATAATAGCAACATTCCAGTTAATAAGTTGGAACataataactttatggttggggccaccacagcatgaggagctgtggGAAAAGGTGGAGAGGCCCTGCCCTAACGCCGGCCCGTCAGGCTAGACTGGTCATTGAGCCCTGCCATTGAGCCCTGTCTACTCTCCCAGCCCTGGGAGCACACGTGTGTGCCGCCACACTGCGCTcgggaactcaggtccttgtgtaaCAAACATTTTACTCACTGAGGTATTTTTCTGGttctatttattttgaaacagggtctcacgtcgcctgggctggcctgaaactcagttCTCTCGCCTCAGCCTCCAGACACTAGGTCTGAGGTGTGGGCCACAGTGTTTTCGCTCTTGCTGTGTGCCCTCAGCAagtccacttcctctctctgcttcagtcctGTCTTCAGGGGAAAGAAACCAAAGGGCACAGTGCCTCAGGAGTCTGTCTTGGTCAGAGACAGGGCCTGGAGGGCGAAGTCACGGGGAGTAGGTGGTGTCCAGGTAGTCTGGCCCAGAGACAtacccaccccgcccccaccctgcgAGCTAATCCTCATGTAGTGGGGACTCGTGGCAGCCCACGGTCCCGGGGTCCCAGAGTTGGAAGACAGCCACACAGTGATAAAATAACCGTAGTTTACATCCTGGCTGGAGAAGGAAGTAGCGACCCGAGAGGCCCACTTCCTGTGGGTCCTACCAGGTGGGAGTCCTAACGGACACACGGGAGCCAGGCTTGGCGGCCTGTGCCTGTCCCCCCAGCACCGGGCAGGTGGAGGTCAAAGGGTGTCAGCCTGGAATCCACAGCTGGGCCGGACTGGGAAGGGGGGGGCGATAGACTAGTGCGGggctgtgtgtgggtgggggagacTTCAGAATgctgaggtgggggagagagtaacgtctcttttcctgttttcagGGTTTGGCCCTTTTGGGGAGCACACTGTGAACGCCAGCTGGATCGCTGTCCAGGTAACTGAACTGGGGGGAAGCCTAGCCCAGAGCGGAGTGTCTTTCCGTGTGTTTAAATACAGTTTAAACATCTCAGATCCCAACCAATCCAGCTTATGTTTGTTGAGGCCTttttcactttttgttgttgttttgttttgttttttagcccaggctaacttcaaactcatgatcctcctgcctcagcctcttgagtactagaaccatgcctggctgaaagCCTTTTCCACTGGCCTGGtgctgtggcgcacgcctttaatcccagcacctgggagccagaggcaggcggatctctatgagttcgaggccagcctggtctccataatgcgttctaggacagccagggctacatagtgagaccctgggtaaaacaaacaaacaaaacttccttGAGAAAGGCCTGTGTGTCCCAGCCCATGCTGCCAAGGCTGGAGAGCAGATGGGCGTATTGGGCAAGGACTTAGCCTCTTAGGAAGGAGGGCACTGACCCCCAGCTTCTGCCCTGGGAGTCTCAGGAGGGTGTCTCCTCCCAGAGCCCGATCCAAGGAGTGACTCCACTAACCTGTGTGTCCTTGCCAGATGGGACATTCAGACAGACAGGCTGGGGAACAATTGAGTCGGGAGAGACAGACGTTTGGTTCTTAGAAAAATCAGCTGGCGGAGACGGCAGCCGGACCCGGATTAATTTTAGCCCATTAGCTGTGTGATTTAAGGCCCCCCTCTTTCCATCCAAGACTCCCACGTCCCCCGCCACCAGCTTGTCACCTCCCCACCTCCGAAGTCCCAGTCGCTCTCTTCCCACCTGCACTCTGCCAGCCGGATGGAAGACTCCGGGATCCCGGGACCTTGCAGATGGGAGTGTGGCCGGGGCCCTGCTGCACACCCGCTCCCCAGAGCCCCAGACAAAAAGGTCCAGTGTGTCTCTGAAGACTTGTGTGTCTGGCTTTGTGTGAGCTGCAGACAGGAGGCTTCACGGGCTGAGTGGACACAAAGCCAGTGTCTGGATTCCGGGGCCCCAGACACCGCCATCTGCATGTAAATAGGAAGAAATCAATTCAACCATCTTTGAGAATTCCCTTAGAGCTTTGGGGCTCCGAGGGGAAACCTCCGTTTTGTACAGAGACCCAGACCGTTTCTcatcttatttctttaaaaaatgtcacACACGGGTCAGAGGGCACTGTGTGTGTCCCCAGGATTGAACCTGGGTTACCAGGCTCGGCCACAGCTCTGTTACCTGTTGAGGCAGACCttactgtccccaccccaccccctcttttttttctttaagttttgagacagggtctcaccctagctaactttgaactcatcctcctgcctcagcctccccagtgctggatgacaggtgtgtcccactatgcctggctctttgGACTGACTGATTCATTGATCGATTTTCAGACAGGACCTCACTGCCGTcttggctagcctcaaactcagtgtgattctcctgcctcagtttcccaagtgtggggatcACAGAGGGCACCTCAGTCGCAGCTTTCTCTtcattccccacccccaggtcTCTTCGTGGAGACTCAGGTGGATGTCAAGGGCCAGGACGCCTCTGGTTTGCTACTGCGAAGTCTGTCCCTGAGCGGGCCTCGGTGACAGCCTGGGATGATTGGTGCCACCATGAGTCTAGGCAGACCCTCCAGACAAAGGGGGCTCTGTGTGAGGTCAAGGGGCTCGTCAGATGCGCCCTGCAGCCTGCCCAATTTTGTGACTTTTGAGTCTTTTCAGGTAGATGATTGGGAACAATGCCACAGCTGCCCCCTCCTGCCTGGTGCTTTCTGGGGTGCTTTGCACTGAGCCAGGATGCAGGGAGTGGGATTTGGGATTCacgccccctcctcccaggtgtCAGGGGCAAAAGGCCGTCAGGTGAAGAGTGACATGTCTGTGACTTGTCCTCACGACACTGTCCTTTGTCAAGCCGTAGTCTCCATGGAAGTGTGTCAGTGCCGAAGGATGCTCATGGccttcacgggggggggggggcattaaaCACCCGCTCGTACCCACAAATTTTCTGGGTGGAGCCCTCTGCTACAAACTGCTCATCCTGGCCACATAGGAGTCCCTGCCACCCGAGGGGCTGGGAAGGGACTGAGGACAAAGTGCATGGCCAGACACCAGctgatgtgtgcgtgtgcgtgcgtgcgtgcgtgcgtgcgtgggtgtgtgtgtatttgttttctttagtctggtttttgagacagagtttctctatgtagctctggctgtcttggaattcactatatagaccaggctggccttgaactcacagagatccgcctgcccagcattttgtttattttttgagacagggtctcaagtaacccaggctagcctcaaactcgctatcaggcaaggctgaccttgaactcctgacttctCGGCAAGGGCCGAGGAGACAAGCTGACAGGCAGGTCCCTTCATAAAGGCACAGCCCTGCACTCTTCTGTCCATTCACCGTGCTCTGGATCCCTGTCACGCGTTAGTGAGGCTGCCGTTGGGACTGTGGGACCAGTGGGGACAGCATGAGGAGCCTCCAGAGGCCGGGGTGGCCACTCATAGCTGTGTTGACAGGACCCCTGAGGCCACGGTGCCTTCTGGATCTGTCCCCAGGAAGCTCTTCAAAGATAAAGCAGGTTAGCGTGAAGATGGCCCGGGCGTGGTGGCACCCAGTACTGGGCAGGTGGCGTAGAGACAGCCTGTCTAGAGACAAAGAGCTGTTTCCTAACATTaaatttaaccattttttttttttttgagacactgtcattctgtagcccaggctacccccctaccccacccccgtCCCCCTCTCAGCCTCCAGGGCAGGCATGATGGGTGTGTGCAGGCTTCAGAACCTGGAGCACCGTGGTCCCCAGTGCTGGTGGGGTTCAGTGTCCTGAGTGACTTCTTGAAGCAGAAGGGCCGTGACGTTGGTGAATGGTGGAGGCTTTTTCTCTTGGTGCCTGAGTCCTggtttcacttcctgtttttcatttctttcttcttttaaaaaaaataatgtatttaactttattttatgtgcattggtgtgagggtgtcagatgccctggaactggagttacagacagatgtgagctgccatgtggttgctgggaattgaactcaggacctctggaagagcagccagggctctcaacctctgagccatctccagcccagcTTCCTCCTTTTCTAAAATGCAGGTTTACACCCTGATTCAGATAAAGCATGAGTGACTGTAGCATTCATccgggggctggggggggggccaCGGAAAGGTCTGGggtgttgtttgtgtttgttttgttgcttttttgaaacagtctcactatgtagccctggctgtcctggaactcactctgtagaccaggctggcctcgaactcacagagatccgtatgcctctgcctcccgagtgctgggattaaaggcgtgcgccaccacatctgcctttttttctttcttttttttttttttctctttttttgaaacagggtctcatatagcccaggctggcctccaattcactcactctgtagcccaggctgaccttgaagtcctgatcctcctgcctttacctccctagtgctgggtggGGGCGCAGTGATAGGCACGTGACACCCAGCCTgtccttttgttttgattttttaaattaggttTATTTTAATTACGCATGTGCGCGCATGCCTGTTAGGGGTGGTGTGTGTACGTGAGGGCAAGGAACTCCAGATGCCTGAGGCCTGGGATCCCTTGCcgatgtgagccacctgatgtgggtgcaaGGTGCTGACCTCAGGTCGGCTGGGAGAGCAGTGAGCAAGgcctcttaccctctgagccctcTGCTACCCTTGGttaatttttaagacaagatcgCACCGTAGCCTAGAtatttctggaactcactgcaatcctcttgccttagcctgaGTGCCGAGTGACAGGTACACCACTTGCTCCACCGGGggtggtttattttgcttttctattttgttaacCTGTGAAGTTCAAAAGTCCATCAAATACGGTTGCCATGGCGACAGCttgccctctgcccctcccctgacGCGCCCAGCAGGTGGCGCCCGTCCCCTGCTCTCTGTTGGGTTTGTAATGCTTTCATGCTTTTTGTTTGAGTTTAGGGTATTTGCGGAGACGAGTCTCTCTcctgatcccctgcctccaccctcccagTGTTTGGGATGACGGGTGTGCACCCTCACACCTGCAGGGGATCCCGGCTTTCGCTGCATGCTAGCCGGGCACTCCGCTAACTGAGTTCCAAGCACTGTGCCAACTGAGCTGCCAGCactcctaacagctgagccagCCCCAggccttttttctttagtttcttgtgtgagacagagtctcgtgGCGTAGCCctggccggcctggaactcattatgtagagaagcaggctggccttgatccagcagcgatcctcctgcctcagactcccaagtgttAAAACAGTCCTCAGCAATATCTGGACCTCCTTTTTCATAAAGCCCCCTGCCCGTATTTGGTCACAACTGCAGAAATAGAGTAATCCGGATCTGTCTCCAGCTCTGCTGTCTTCCCTGAAGACCCTGGGCTCCAGCAGCCTGGCATTTCCTGGGCAGCCAGCCCTGCAGTGGTCACGGTCACGAGGGAGACACTGCTGGACCGGGTGTTCAGTGGTTTGGGTATAATTAATACCTTTTTTTGAGGGGGatcagggtctcatggagcccaggctgccttcagtttttctgtgtatgaaaaggatgaggatgaccttgaattcctggtcctgcctccatctcccgagtgctgggtgccAGGTGTGCAGCAGCCCAGCGGATCTCTCTTACACCTGAAGCCAGGACGTGCCACCCTTGCAGCCTCCCCACCCTCACACCGTGTCTTCTCTCCCAGGAACTGGAGAAGCTGGGCCTTGGGGACAGCGTGGACCTGCATGTGTATGAAATCCCTGTGGAATACCAGACCGTGCAAAGGCTCATCCCCGCGCTGTGGGAGAAACACAGCCCCCAGGTGAGCAGACCGCAGGGGCACCCTGGGAGATCCGTGCTCCCAGTCCTTGCTCAGCCCTGTGAGGAAGGCATCGTGACCAAGCAGCCCATAAATGCCGGGCTGCAGCTGGGTcgagctcacccccagtgacacacctcctccatcaagaccacaccttctaatccttcccaaacagttccacgcCCTGGTGACTAAGCGTTCAAATCTAGGAGCCTGTGGGGCCGTTCTTACTCAGACCACACCCCCTCCGCACAAGACCACTGCCGTACCTCACCCTTGAACTTTCATGGATTCttatgggagggagggagggagggagggagggagggagggagggagggagggaggggacagcagTGACTGGGGCTGCATAGACCCTCTCTGTCCTCGGTGTGCCAGCCAGCGAGGGTCTGAGCAAGTCACAGTTAAGTATGAGTGTGTGAGACCCTGGTGTCCACCCAGCACCACCAAAGAAAGTATTAATACAGAAATGATGACTTTCACAGCACACCTCCAGCCGGGCACAGGGGTGGCAGACACCTGTCACCTTGGCAGTCAGGAATTCAGGGAGAGCCCAgactacttg
It encodes:
- the LOC114682842 gene encoding glycine-rich cell wall structural protein-like, yielding MAVAWESEASGAVGGLRGFVGLRRGGGRGVAVGGGAAVGGAGLGAGLWAGARGRGCGRGGAVGGLWAGRGAARQGSGAWRGSGWARRGSGRGGARGGRGGARGRGGARRGRGGTRGRAGRGSGRGGGPGRGGTRGRGETRGRGSGPGRGVAGLGAWRDSGACRGSGRGGLGGVSRSVPCPRPALEVGLWKARGRGYVGVRLLRGVAWKMARPGRLVKDVAVLGGTAGPRGGAHRGSHRGSGAGPGRGRASPALGGGAGAGRGSLSGRCPLQSPPPRS